The sequence below is a genomic window from Tenacibaculum tangerinum.
ATAAATTGAAAGCATATAGCATATCAAATTTACATTACGAAGCTATCTTGACGTTATTTAACATCCCTTTTTTAGTTACACTTCACAAAAAAAGCAGCATTTAATTAAATACTGCTCGAATCCATTTTTCTGCTTTGCTTTAGCTTATACAACATTTATCATCGTGTATAACTCCTACACAACTTACACCTGTAGGTGTATCGAATGCACACGGGTTACCTTCTCCAAAACCAATATATCCGTTGCCTCCTGGATAACTTTCATGACAGCCTGTAAGATCACATTCGCTGCTTCCAGAGAAGAAACCACCTTGAATATTTTTTTGTGCTATTTTATCGAGCAAAGTTCCTAAGTTTGAAATGTTTTGTAGCATAATTTAATGTTTTTAAAATTAGTTTTTGTAAAATAATTCAACTTTGAAAATTAAATGCCTTTTTTACCATACAAAAAGTATGGAAAAACCTTATTTTTTCTATAAAATGCTCGGTTTATGAGCGTTTATGAAGGAAATATAAAGGTTTAAACAACTCTTTAACTAATATTTCTTTATAAAACACGTATTTTTATACTTGAATATGGAAGATTTTAATAAAATACAACAAAAACTACAACAGTTCAGTACAAAGTTTTACGTGAATGAATTGATAAAAGGAAGCATTTTATTTGTTTCGTTAGGGTTGATATATCTATTTTTTACGCTATTTATCGAATATTTTTTGTGGCTAAAACCAACGGCTAGAACGGTGCTTTTTTGGTTGTTTATTATTGTTGAATTGTTTTTGCTTTTCCGCTTTATTTGTTTTCCTATTTTTAAAATTGTCGGTTTACAAAAAGGTATTTCCTTTGAAGAAGCCTCAAAAATTATTGGAAATCACTTTCCTGAGGTACAAGACAAATTATTAAATGTTTTACAATTACAACAAAATAATCAACAATCAGATTTATTAGCGGCGAGTATTGAGCAAAAATCGAAAGAATTACACCCTGTTTCATTTAATAAAGCTATTGATTTTACTGGGAATAAAAAATACTTAAAATATGTATTAATTCCTGTTTTTATTTGGCTAATTTCCTTTTTTACTGGTGCTTCAGAGAAGCTTTCACAGAGTTTTAATCGTGTGGTAAACCACTCGGTTGCATACAACCCTCCAGCACCTTTTTATTTTAATTTAACAGTTAAAGATTTGCGTGTTATTAAAGGAAAAGATATTACAGTGTATTTACAAACCGAAGGAGAGGTAATACCTCAAGAAGCGAAGATTCATTTTAATAAGCAACAATATTTTTTAGAAAATGAAGGAAATGGCTTGTTCTCGTATACGTTTTCTGAGGTTCAAAACCCCATTACTTTTTATGCTAGTGCCAACGGAATTGAATCTGATACCTATAAAATAGCTGTAATCAATACCCCATCTATTCAAAATATTTCACTGCTTTTAACGTATCCGTCATACATACGAAAAGCTTCTGAAACAATTAATAACACAGGAAACTTACATGTTCCACAAGGAACAATGGTAACATGGAATGTTAAAACTTCTGAAACCGATACCGTTAGCTTTGTTGAAAAAGACAAAAGAACCATTTTTAAACAAAAAGAGAACAATGAGTTTGAGTTTACAAAACGTTTGATAAACAATACCAATTATCAAATAACTACCTCTAATAAAAATCTTACAGATTACGAACAACTTCAGTTTTCTATAACCGTAACCAAAGATGAATACCCAAGCATTAGAGTAAATTCTAACATTGATAGTATTTCTCGTGGTAACGCACAGTTTGTAGGTCAAATTGCTGATGATTATGGTTTTAAGAAATTAGAATTGGTTTATTACGATAAAAATAATATTCAAAAAACTGATAATCAGTTAATTAAAATAAATAAAGAAAGCATTCAGACTTTTTATTTTGAATTTCCCGGAAACTTAAACCTAAAAGAAGGTGTAGATTATGAAATGTACTTTCAGGTATATGATAATGATTTGGTGAATGGTAGTAAAAAAGCTATGAGTAGAAAATTTAGCTATCGAGAAAAAACAGAAGAAGAAATAGAAGAGGAGTTATTACAAGAGCAAAAAAACTATATTGAAAATATTACCAATTCGTTAGACGAACAACAAAAAAGTAAAAAGGACTTAGAAAAAATTCAATTCAATTTACAAAATAAAAAGAATGTGAATTGGAATGACCAGAAGAAAATTCAGAATTTAATAAAGCGTCAAGAGCAGTACCAACAAATGATGCAACGTCAGACACAAAAATTACAAGAGAATTTTTCAGAAAAAAAAGAAGAAAATGAAACTCTAGAACAGAAAAAAGAGAACCTTAAAAAACGTATTGAGGAACTTAAAAAATTAGAAAAACAACAAAAATTGCTAGATGAATTAATGAAGTTGGCAGACAAACTAAATAAAGAAGAGTTAATTAAAAAAACCAAAGAGTTAGCAGAACAAAACAAACAACAAGAACGTAGTTTAGAGCGTATTTTAGAAATGACGAAGCGTTTTTATGTCGAGCAGAAAATGAATCAGTTGGCAAACAAACTTGATGAATTATCTAAAAAACAAGAAGAGCTAAGTAATAAAGAATCGAGTAAAGAAGAACAGCAAGAAATTAATAAAGAGTTTCAAAAAGTAAAAAAAGACTTAGATAATTTAAAGAAAGATAACGAAGAATTGAAACAGCCCATGGAAATACCTTCTATGGAAAATTTAGAAAAGCAAGCCCAAGAAGAACTGAATAAAGCAGAAGAAAACCTAGAGAAAAACAATGCTGCTAAAGCTAAGAAAAAACAAAAAGAAGCTGCTAAAAAAATGCAGGAAATGAGTCAAAAAATGCAGGAATCTATGCAATCGATGAGTGCTGAAATGGAAGAGGAAAATATGGAGGGATTACGTCAAATATTAGAGAATCTAATCATCTTTTCTTTTGACCAAGAGGCCTTAATGAATGATTTTTCTTCTTCAGATTCATCGCATCCTGACTTTGGAAAAAACTTACAAAAGCAATATCAACTCAAAACCTATTTTGAGCACATAGATGACAGTTTGTTTGTGCTTTCAATGCGTATTCCTAGTATCTCTTCAACAATTCAAGATGAACTGGCACAAGCACATTATAATTTGGACCAGTCTTTAGAAAACTTTGCCGATAATTATTTTCAAAATGGTTTGTCTAATCAACAATATGTAATGACTTCTGCAAATACATTAGCAGACATGTTAAGTGATTCTTTAGATGCTATGAAAAATCCAACACCAGGCAAAGGAAATGGGAAGGGGAAGGGGAAGTCTTTTAGTTTGCCAGATATTATTCAACAACAAAATGAATTGATGGAAAAGATGAAGCAAGGAAAGCAAAAGAAAGATCAAGGAAAGCCACAAGACGGAAAAGAGGGTAAAGAAGGACAAAAGAAAGGCGAAAAGGAAGGACAAAATGGAGAACAGAATGATGATTTAGATGGTGAATTGTATGAAATTTACAAAGAACAATCACAATTAAGACAACAACTTGAAGATGCTATTAAGCAAGGAAACGATAGCAATGGTAACGCTAAAAAGGCATTAAAAGAAATGGAACAATTAGAAAATGAAATTTTAGAAAAAGGTTTTACACAAGAAAGTATAAATAGAATGCAGCAATTAAACTATGAATTGCTAAAATTAGACAATGCTACTTTTGAACAAAATAAAGATAAACAACGTAAATCGAACACCAATTTACAAGAGTTTGATAACAATACAGCTAAAGAATTGAAATTTAAAAAGTTGTTTTATAACCAAACAGAGATATTAAACAGACAATCACTACCTTTGCGCCAAAATTACAAGAAGAAGGTGCAAGAGTATTTTAGCCTTCCGAAGGATAAATAATTAATTACCTATTAACTCTTTTTAATTTATTATTAAATGAATTTACTTTTAAAATTTTCATTCTTTTTTCTGTTTGTATCTATGAGCTATGCAAATACAGTTCGTAATTTGGTTACCTTACCAAAGCACTTTAAAGTAGAAGATACGTTTTCTGGAGATTTATCAGAGAAAGAATCTTTCCATCTTATTTTTTCAAAGAATAAACAAAATAGAAAAAACACTGTACATTCTTTTATTTATGATGGCAAAACCATTACCGAGCTACAACCTTTTGAAAGTGTGGAAAAATATAGTCTTATTTCCTTTCACAAAAAACAAGGAATCCTTTCCTTATTGCTGAGTTATAAAGAAAAGAATAAAGAATACATAAGGAGAGTAGATATAAACCTAAACACTAAAGAAATCAAGCAGGAAACCCCCTTTGTACATGAAGATTATCTTTCTTCTATAAGAGAAAATGATAGATCTATTTTAATATACAAAACGAAAGAAGAAATAACTATTTCTCAATTTATTGGAATTAATCAACCAAAAAAATTCACGTATACATTTCGTAAAAAAAATGATGATTACTCTACTTTTTTTAACGAAAATAAATTAGAAGCCATTAAAACAAATGAATTTATTGCCAATGGTTCTACTGCCAATTTCCGAGTGTATTTTGATGAAAATCATCTTATTTTCACCAAAGAAAGTACATCTGATAATATAACAAATGTAGTAACAGTTCCACTTGATGAAAAAGATTTTATTCCTTCAAAAATCAAAACGTTTACCAATAAAAAAGCAGATGGAATTTACAAAAAATTTACTTCCTTTTATTTTGATAGTAAAATTTACCAATTTGGAAATGATAAAAAAACGGGAAGTATTAAAATACACCATATTACAACAAATAAAAGTAAGCTTATTAATGTAGATGATAGTTTATCATCAAAAATTAAAGGAAATGATGCATTTGCTGGTGTAACAGCATTTTTAAAACAAGCTGGTAAAAACAAACACAAAACAACCATTACAGCAAATCCAACAAAGAATAATAAAATAAAAGTCAGAGTTGATTATGTAAATATTGATTATTCGTATCACTACAATTGGTGGTGGCATCATCAACAATTTATGATGTGGCAACAACAAAATATGATGCGTACTATTCCTAGTGGTTTTGGTCCTTCGCAACCAAACGACATCTATTTTAACACCTATACATTCGCTGAAGAAAAACGTTATTTTGAAATATTACTCGATAGTGAAGGAAACTTATTGAATGAAGAATTACCAGAAACGATGTATAAAG
It includes:
- a CDS encoding DUF4175 family protein yields the protein MEDFNKIQQKLQQFSTKFYVNELIKGSILFVSLGLIYLFFTLFIEYFLWLKPTARTVLFWLFIIVELFLLFRFICFPIFKIVGLQKGISFEEASKIIGNHFPEVQDKLLNVLQLQQNNQQSDLLAASIEQKSKELHPVSFNKAIDFTGNKKYLKYVLIPVFIWLISFFTGASEKLSQSFNRVVNHSVAYNPPAPFYFNLTVKDLRVIKGKDITVYLQTEGEVIPQEAKIHFNKQQYFLENEGNGLFSYTFSEVQNPITFYASANGIESDTYKIAVINTPSIQNISLLLTYPSYIRKASETINNTGNLHVPQGTMVTWNVKTSETDTVSFVEKDKRTIFKQKENNEFEFTKRLINNTNYQITTSNKNLTDYEQLQFSITVTKDEYPSIRVNSNIDSISRGNAQFVGQIADDYGFKKLELVYYDKNNIQKTDNQLIKINKESIQTFYFEFPGNLNLKEGVDYEMYFQVYDNDLVNGSKKAMSRKFSYREKTEEEIEEELLQEQKNYIENITNSLDEQQKSKKDLEKIQFNLQNKKNVNWNDQKKIQNLIKRQEQYQQMMQRQTQKLQENFSEKKEENETLEQKKENLKKRIEELKKLEKQQKLLDELMKLADKLNKEELIKKTKELAEQNKQQERSLERILEMTKRFYVEQKMNQLANKLDELSKKQEELSNKESSKEEQQEINKEFQKVKKDLDNLKKDNEELKQPMEIPSMENLEKQAQEELNKAEENLEKNNAAKAKKKQKEAAKKMQEMSQKMQESMQSMSAEMEEENMEGLRQILENLIIFSFDQEALMNDFSSSDSSHPDFGKNLQKQYQLKTYFEHIDDSLFVLSMRIPSISSTIQDELAQAHYNLDQSLENFADNYFQNGLSNQQYVMTSANTLADMLSDSLDAMKNPTPGKGNGKGKGKSFSLPDIIQQQNELMEKMKQGKQKKDQGKPQDGKEGKEGQKKGEKEGQNGEQNDDLDGELYEIYKEQSQLRQQLEDAIKQGNDSNGNAKKALKEMEQLENEILEKGFTQESINRMQQLNYELLKLDNATFEQNKDKQRKSNTNLQEFDNNTAKELKFKKLFYNQTEILNRQSLPLRQNYKKKVQEYFSLPKDK